From Electrophorus electricus isolate fEleEle1 chromosome 8, fEleEle1.pri, whole genome shotgun sequence, the proteins below share one genomic window:
- the fdft1 gene encoding squalene synthase isoform X2 — translation MHMAGVCCKSATPFSVFKRTLSVRNSTSAPRPARAMGRKGIQEGWLVARSNQFRSVGPHRCPACFFFSCQESMSESLRTCYAFLNQTSRSFAAVIQALDGELRHAVCIFYLVLRALDTVEDDMTIPLVKKVPLLHEFHTFLYQPDWCFTESKEKDRQVLEDFPTISVEFRNLGQEYRDVISDICHRMGVGMAEFLEKKVGSMQEWDKYCHYVAGLVGMGLSRLFSASQLEDPEVGRDTELANSMGLFLQKTNIIRDYLEDQQDGRAFWPEEAWSQFASHLEDFSQPQHLSSALACLNLLVTDALRHVPDVITYLSRLRNQSVFSFCAIPQVMAIATLSACYNNPQVFEGVVKIRKGQAVTLMMEATNMQAVQGIIIQYSQEIRQKVSPSDPSRDKTLHILGLIQEKALSKVVLTTRAHHLSPIYLSAAVLLAALSWQYLNATQPAGNADMQGS, via the exons ATGCATATGGCAGGAGTTTGTTGCAAGAGCGCTACGCCCTTCTCCGTGTTCAAGCGCACGCTCTCCGTGCGAAACTCGACTTCTGCCCCGCGCCCTGCACGAGCCATGGGCAGAAAGGGCATTCAGGAAGGCTGGTTAGTCGCTCGTTCGAACCAGTTCAGGTCCGTTGGGCCTCATCGATGTCCCGCgtgtttcttcttttcttgCCAGGAATCCATGAGCGAGAGTTTACGCACGTGCTACGCTTTCCTGAACCAAACGAGCAGAAGTTTCGCGGCGGTTATTCAGGCGCTGGACGGGGAGCTGCG tCATGCCGTTTGTATATTCTACCTGGTTCTGCGGGCGCTGGACACGGTTGAGGATGACATGACAATTCCTCTGGTGAAGAAGGTTCCACTACTGCATGAATTCCACACCTTCCTCTACCAGCCTGACTGGTGCTTCACAGAGAGCaaggaaaaagacagacaagtGCTTGAGGACTTCCCCACG ATTTCAGTGGAATTCAGGAACCTCGGTCAGGAATACCGTGATGTGATTTCAGACATTTGCCATCGGATGGGAGTTGGAATGGCAGAGTTCCTTGAGAAGAAAGTTGGCTCAATGCAGGAGTGGGATAAG TACTGTCATTATGTGGCTGGACTGGTGGGCATGGGTTTGTCCCGGCTCTTCTCCGCATCCCAACTGGAGGACCCCGAGGTGGGCCGTGACACGGAGCTGGCCAACTCCATGGGCCTGTTCCTCCAGAAGACCAACATCATCCGCGATTACCTGGAGGACCAGCAGGATGGGAGGGCCTTCTGGCCAGAGGAG GCATGGAGTCAGTTTGCTTCTCATCTAGAAGACTTCTCCCAGCCACAGCACTTGAGCTCAGCTCTTGCCTGCCTGAACCTGCTGGTGACTGATGCCCTCCGCCACGTCCCTGACGTCATCACCTACCTGTCCCGACTCCGCAACCAGAGTGTCTTCAGCTTCTGCGCCATCCCACAA GTGATGGCGATAGcaactctctctgcctgctaCAACAACCCACAAgtgtttgagggtgtggtgAAAATCAGGAAGGGGCAGGCAGTTACACTGATGATGGAGGCCACCAACATGCAAGCTGTACAGGGCATCATCATCCAGTACAGCCAAGAG ATTCGGCAGAAGGTCTCGCCGTCTGATCCGTCGCGGGACAAGACGCTGCACATCTTGGGCCTGATTCAGGAGAAGGCGCTCTCCAAGGTGGTGTTGACCACCCGTGCTCACCACCTCTCCCCCATCTACTTATCAGCTGCTGTGCTGTTGGCTGCCCTCAGTTGGCAGTACCTAAATGCCACCCAGCCGGCAGGCAATGCCGACATGCAGGGCAGCTGA
- the fdft1 gene encoding squalene synthase isoform X3, with the protein MDVLKSLGHPEEIYNLFKFKMGGCHTVMPKLDYESMSESLRTCYAFLNQTSRSFAAVIQALDGELRHAVCIFYLVLRALDTVEDDMTIPLVKKVPLLHEFHTFLYQPDWCFTESKEKDRQVLEDFPTISVEFRNLGQEYRDVISDICHRMGVGMAEFLEKKVGSMQEWDKYCHYVAGLVGMGLSRLFSASQLEDPEVGRDTELANSMGLFLQKTNIIRDYLEDQQDGRAFWPEEAWSQFASHLEDFSQPQHLSSALACLNLLVTDALRHVPDVITYLSRLRNQSVFSFCAIPQVMAIATLSACYNNPQVFEGVVKIRKGQAVTLMMEATNMQAVQGIIIQYSQEIRQKVSPSDPSRDKTLHILGLIQEKALSKVVLTTRAHHLSPIYLSAAVLLAALSWQYLNATQPAGNADMQGS; encoded by the exons ATGGATGTCCTGAAGTCTTTAGGACATCCAGAAGAAATATACAATCTGTTTAAATTCAAAATGGGAGGCTGTCACACCGTTATGCCCAAATTGGATTAT GAATCCATGAGCGAGAGTTTACGCACGTGCTACGCTTTCCTGAACCAAACGAGCAGAAGTTTCGCGGCGGTTATTCAGGCGCTGGACGGGGAGCTGCG tCATGCCGTTTGTATATTCTACCTGGTTCTGCGGGCGCTGGACACGGTTGAGGATGACATGACAATTCCTCTGGTGAAGAAGGTTCCACTACTGCATGAATTCCACACCTTCCTCTACCAGCCTGACTGGTGCTTCACAGAGAGCaaggaaaaagacagacaagtGCTTGAGGACTTCCCCACG ATTTCAGTGGAATTCAGGAACCTCGGTCAGGAATACCGTGATGTGATTTCAGACATTTGCCATCGGATGGGAGTTGGAATGGCAGAGTTCCTTGAGAAGAAAGTTGGCTCAATGCAGGAGTGGGATAAG TACTGTCATTATGTGGCTGGACTGGTGGGCATGGGTTTGTCCCGGCTCTTCTCCGCATCCCAACTGGAGGACCCCGAGGTGGGCCGTGACACGGAGCTGGCCAACTCCATGGGCCTGTTCCTCCAGAAGACCAACATCATCCGCGATTACCTGGAGGACCAGCAGGATGGGAGGGCCTTCTGGCCAGAGGAG GCATGGAGTCAGTTTGCTTCTCATCTAGAAGACTTCTCCCAGCCACAGCACTTGAGCTCAGCTCTTGCCTGCCTGAACCTGCTGGTGACTGATGCCCTCCGCCACGTCCCTGACGTCATCACCTACCTGTCCCGACTCCGCAACCAGAGTGTCTTCAGCTTCTGCGCCATCCCACAA GTGATGGCGATAGcaactctctctgcctgctaCAACAACCCACAAgtgtttgagggtgtggtgAAAATCAGGAAGGGGCAGGCAGTTACACTGATGATGGAGGCCACCAACATGCAAGCTGTACAGGGCATCATCATCCAGTACAGCCAAGAG ATTCGGCAGAAGGTCTCGCCGTCTGATCCGTCGCGGGACAAGACGCTGCACATCTTGGGCCTGATTCAGGAGAAGGCGCTCTCCAAGGTGGTGTTGACCACCCGTGCTCACCACCTCTCCCCCATCTACTTATCAGCTGCTGTGCTGTTGGCTGCCCTCAGTTGGCAGTACCTAAATGCCACCCAGCCGGCAGGCAATGCCGACATGCAGGGCAGCTGA
- the fdft1 gene encoding squalene synthase isoform X1, producing MHMAGVCCKSATPFSVFKRTLSVRNSTSAPRPARAMGRKGIQEGWLVARSNQFRSVGPHRCPACFFFSCQESMSESLRTCYAFLNQTSRSFAAVIQALDGELRHAVCIFYLVLRALDTVEDDMTIPLVKKVPLLHEFHTFLYQPDWCFTESKEKDRQVLEDFPTISVEFRNLGQEYRDVISDICHRMGVGMAEFLEKKVGSMQEWDKYCHYVAGLVGMGLSRLFSASQLEDPEVGRDTELANSMGLFLQKTNIIRDYLEDQQDGRAFWPEEAWSQFASHLEDFSQPQHLSSALACLNLLVTDALRHVPDVITYLSRLRNQSVFSFCAIPQVMAIATLSACYNNPQVFEGVVKIRKGQAVTLMMEATNMQAVQGIIIQYSQEIRQKVSPSDPSRDKTLHILGLIQEKALSKVVLTTRAHHLSPIYLSADLALHPGPFNLAPSRVWRHIEHPHSPALLTCSCGMTSQHFLPSYTAGHVLKPFLFFTESGNFLFGSPLFAWSASSPYSVVFYIRSIYTRKKIVFLFKK from the exons ATGCATATGGCAGGAGTTTGTTGCAAGAGCGCTACGCCCTTCTCCGTGTTCAAGCGCACGCTCTCCGTGCGAAACTCGACTTCTGCCCCGCGCCCTGCACGAGCCATGGGCAGAAAGGGCATTCAGGAAGGCTGGTTAGTCGCTCGTTCGAACCAGTTCAGGTCCGTTGGGCCTCATCGATGTCCCGCgtgtttcttcttttcttgCCAGGAATCCATGAGCGAGAGTTTACGCACGTGCTACGCTTTCCTGAACCAAACGAGCAGAAGTTTCGCGGCGGTTATTCAGGCGCTGGACGGGGAGCTGCG tCATGCCGTTTGTATATTCTACCTGGTTCTGCGGGCGCTGGACACGGTTGAGGATGACATGACAATTCCTCTGGTGAAGAAGGTTCCACTACTGCATGAATTCCACACCTTCCTCTACCAGCCTGACTGGTGCTTCACAGAGAGCaaggaaaaagacagacaagtGCTTGAGGACTTCCCCACG ATTTCAGTGGAATTCAGGAACCTCGGTCAGGAATACCGTGATGTGATTTCAGACATTTGCCATCGGATGGGAGTTGGAATGGCAGAGTTCCTTGAGAAGAAAGTTGGCTCAATGCAGGAGTGGGATAAG TACTGTCATTATGTGGCTGGACTGGTGGGCATGGGTTTGTCCCGGCTCTTCTCCGCATCCCAACTGGAGGACCCCGAGGTGGGCCGTGACACGGAGCTGGCCAACTCCATGGGCCTGTTCCTCCAGAAGACCAACATCATCCGCGATTACCTGGAGGACCAGCAGGATGGGAGGGCCTTCTGGCCAGAGGAG GCATGGAGTCAGTTTGCTTCTCATCTAGAAGACTTCTCCCAGCCACAGCACTTGAGCTCAGCTCTTGCCTGCCTGAACCTGCTGGTGACTGATGCCCTCCGCCACGTCCCTGACGTCATCACCTACCTGTCCCGACTCCGCAACCAGAGTGTCTTCAGCTTCTGCGCCATCCCACAA GTGATGGCGATAGcaactctctctgcctgctaCAACAACCCACAAgtgtttgagggtgtggtgAAAATCAGGAAGGGGCAGGCAGTTACACTGATGATGGAGGCCACCAACATGCAAGCTGTACAGGGCATCATCATCCAGTACAGCCAAGAG ATTCGGCAGAAGGTCTCGCCGTCTGATCCGTCGCGGGACAAGACGCTGCACATCTTGGGCCTGATTCAGGAGAAGGCGCTCTCCAAGGTGGTGTTGACCACCCGTGCTCACCACCTCTCCCCCATCTACTTAT CAGCTGACCTAGCCCTCCATCCTGGCCCCTTTAACTTGGCCCCAAGCAGGGTGTGGAGACACATAGAACACCCCCACTCCCCTGCCCTCCTGACCTGTTCCTGTGGGATGACCAGTCAACACTTTTTACCATCATACACTGCTGGCCATGTTTTAAAACCATTCTTGTTCTTTACTGAAAGTGGCAATTTTCTCTTTGGATCTCCACTGTTTGCATGGAGCGCAAGTTCTCCCTATAGTGTAGTCTTCTATATAAGAAGCATATATACCAGGAAAAAGATTGTGTTCTTGTTTAAAAAGTAA